CGACCGCTGAGGCCGTGAAGGTGTTCGAAGGTCTCTACCGGGACGTGAACATCGCCTTGGCGAACGAACTGGCGACGATGGCAGACGGGATGGCAATCGACGTGAACGAGGCCATCGAGACGGCCAACACCCAACCGTTCTGTGACATCCACAAGCCGGGTCCGGGCGTCGGGGGGCACTGCATTCCCTACTATCCGTACTTCGTCATCGGTCAGTTCGGTGTCGAGACGCCGCTGTTACGCACCGCACGCGAAGTCAACGACTCGATGCCGGAGTTCACGGTCGAGACGCTGGTCCGGGAACTCGACGCTGAAGGCGTCTCGCCGAACGACGCGACGGTTGCAGTACTCGGCCTGACCTACCGGCCGGGCGTCGAAGAGACTCGCGCCTCGCCCTCGATTGCGATTACGGAGTACCTCTCGGAACTCGGCGCGGAGGTGTTGGGCGTGGACCCGATGCTCGACAGCGCCGAGGAGTTCGCCTGCCGCCAGATTGCCCAAGAAGAACTGACCGACTACGACCTCGACGCCGTGGTTCTGGTGACGCCCCACGAGGATTTCGAGTCCATCGACTGGAACGCCTTCGACCCGCTGGTCGTCGTGGACGGCCGCGGAGCGCTCGACCTCGGGGACACCGACCATCGCGTCTACACCATCGGGAGCGGACTACAGCATGAGTGACTACGACACAGACGAAGCGACGAAGCGAGACGAGAACGACTCGAAGAAAATCCTGACCGTCGTCGGTGCGCGCCCGCAGTTCATCAAGGCCGCGCCGGTTTCGCGCGAGGTCCGCAAGCGCCACGAGGAGGTGTTGGTCCACACGGGCCAGCACTACGACGAGGAGATGTCCGACGTGTTCTTCGAGGAGTTAGGCATTCCAGAGCCGGACCACAATTTGGGAGTCGGCTCCGACGACCACGGTGCACAGACCGCCCGCATGCTGGTCGGTCTGGAAGAGTTGATTCTCGACGAAGACCCCGACGCGGTGCTGGTCTACGGCGACACCAACTCGACGCTCGCGGCTGCAATCGCGGCCTCGAAGTTGGACACCGCGCTGGCCCACGTCGAGGCCGGTCTGCGGAGCTACAACCGCGAGATGCCCGAGGAAACCAATCGAGTGCTGACCGACCACGCCTCGGACCTGCTGTTCGCGCCCTCCACGCGAGCAGTGGAGAATCTGGCCGCGGAAGGTATCGAACAAGGTGTCCACGACACCGGCGACGTAATGTGTGACGCCGTGCTGTTGGCGCGCGAGCAGGCCGCCGACCACTCGACAGTGCTGGACGAGGTGGGCGTCGAAGAAGGCGAGTTCGTCCTCGCCACGGTCCACCGCGCGGCCAACACCGACGACCCCGAGCGACTCGCGTCGATTCTGGACGCGTTGGCCGACGACCCCCGAGAGGTCGTCTTGCCAGCACATCCTCGGACAGTAAGTCGGATGGAAGAGTACGGTCTCTACGAAGAGGCCAAAGAACGACTCACTCTCACAGACCCGGTCGGCTACCTCGACTTCGTGCGCCTGCAGGACGCCGCGGAAGTCGTCGCTACCGACTCGGGCGGTGTCCAGAAGGAGGCTTTCTTCCTCGACACGCCTTGCGTGACGATGCGCGAAGAGACCGAGTGGCGCGAGACGGTCGAAGCAGGCTGGAACCGCTTGGTCGGCGCAGACGGCGAGGCGATACGGCGCGCACTCTCAACCGCCGAGGCTCCCGCCGAGAAGCCGACGCCCTACGGCGACGGCACTGCCGCGGCGAACATCGCGGGCTTGCTCGACGATGTCTGAGTTCGAGTCCGCCCAAGCGGACGCCAAGGCCGCGCTCGATACCGAAGACGCGGAGTTCGCGGTACTCCTTACTCACGACGTTGACCGGCCGTACAAGACCGGGCAATCGCTGTACTACGCGCTCGCCGAGCGCGACCCGCGACACCTGAAGGCGCTCCTCCCCGGTCAGAACCCGTGGTGGACCTTCGAGGACATCATGCAGTTGGAGGACGACCTCGGCGTTCGCTCGGCGTTCTACTTCCTGCGCGAACAGCACATCCTCGAACGGTCTCCGACGGACTGGCTCGACCCCTTCTACTGGGTGGAGTCGATGGGTCGCTACGAAGTCGAACGGACGGAACTAACCGAACTGCTCGCTCGCCTCGACGGCGGGGACTGGGAGGTCGGACTTCACGGTTCGTACGATTCGTTTTCGGACCCCAATCGACTCTTCATGGAGAAGACGACGCTCGAAGCCGCGCTCGGAAGTGAGGTGACGGGCGGTCGTCACCACCACTTGCGCCACGAACCGATGACGTGGGAGTAC
The sequence above is a segment of the Halorussus halophilus genome. Coding sequences within it:
- a CDS encoding nucleotide sugar dehydrogenase, yielding MNVRETLKLYGNDAHDADQRAAFRAGQIPVAVYGLGKMGLPLAAVYAETCGNVVGADVDAEVVHTINEGDCHVKREPGLDELVAETVESGALRATDSPRTAAETSAIHVVIVPTPITDDDGADLSILESVVRDIGTGLDRGDLVIIECTVPPRTCADRVQPLLEHEAGHDEFGLAFCPERTSSGRALEDIRGAYPKVVGGVDSESTRAAKLVYDHITDNEVMTVSDATTAEAVKVFEGLYRDVNIALANELATMADGMAIDVNEAIETANTQPFCDIHKPGPGVGGHCIPYYPYFVIGQFGVETPLLRTAREVNDSMPEFTVETLVRELDAEGVSPNDATVAVLGLTYRPGVEETRASPSIAITEYLSELGAEVLGVDPMLDSAEEFACRQIAQEELTDYDLDAVVLVTPHEDFESIDWNAFDPLVVVDGRGALDLGDTDHRVYTIGSGLQHE
- a CDS encoding polysaccharide deacetylase family protein gives rise to the protein MSEFESAQADAKAALDTEDAEFAVLLTHDVDRPYKTGQSLYYALAERDPRHLKALLPGQNPWWTFEDIMQLEDDLGVRSAFYFLREQHILERSPTDWLDPFYWVESMGRYEVERTELTELLARLDGGDWEVGLHGSYDSFSDPNRLFMEKTTLEAALGSEVTGGRHHHLRHEPMTWEYHREMGLKYDASPGSSSEYGFDRYHPFRPFGDEFVVFPLTLMEIALPDPGEQFDEAWRECERLLEEARENGAVMSVLWHPRLFNDDDFPGYRELYRRLVERAVEMGAWVGPPADFYERMDHPDGAGVSAPDAADKRSLRAAKAENNKVQTDATTDSTG
- the wecB gene encoding non-hydrolyzing UDP-N-acetylglucosamine 2-epimerase → MSDYDTDEATKRDENDSKKILTVVGARPQFIKAAPVSREVRKRHEEVLVHTGQHYDEEMSDVFFEELGIPEPDHNLGVGSDDHGAQTARMLVGLEELILDEDPDAVLVYGDTNSTLAAAIAASKLDTALAHVEAGLRSYNREMPEETNRVLTDHASDLLFAPSTRAVENLAAEGIEQGVHDTGDVMCDAVLLAREQAADHSTVLDEVGVEEGEFVLATVHRAANTDDPERLASILDALADDPREVVLPAHPRTVSRMEEYGLYEEAKERLTLTDPVGYLDFVRLQDAAEVVATDSGGVQKEAFFLDTPCVTMREETEWRETVEAGWNRLVGADGEAIRRALSTAEAPAEKPTPYGDGTAAANIAGLLDDV